CGACAAAAAGGTGTAAGCTTTGGATTGGGGCAACGTTCTTTTGgggttttattttgttctttttgtttgatcttgaagTTTTGATTTTTGGTGCAAACCCTTGGTTGGTCTTGCGGGATGCAACTCTGAAAGGTACTGGTTTTGGTGTTATGAGAAGCAATTGAAGTGGGTTGGAGGTGAATAGTgaaaagaaagtttttttttcctgatggGTGTTTGTAGGTGATGAAGGGATTGAATGGGGTTTAGGCCTTTGGTGAAATGAGAAGCATATCAAGCACTTGGAATGGGGATTCAAAAATATATGGTTAACATAAAGGTTAGGTTTGCGGTTCTTTTGGTTCTTCTTCTTGTAGCAGCAGTCAGCCCTTCGGAAAAGAAGCAAACAGAAGATGATTTGGTTAGGGAGTTACTTGATCCAGCATCTGGATTGTTAGATGAGCATACGGTAAGGGTCCCTTTACTAACTGTTTGAATTTTGTaggtttcttatatatatatatatatatatttggttgtGTTTTTGTTCAATTATTAAAAGACCAAAAAGTGAAGATAGTATAGGAACTCAGAAATTTTGGTTTCTTACATTGGTTGGGGTGTTTGCATTTTCTTTAAAGGTTGGTGTGAATGCTGTGTTTCACTGTTTCTTTCATATCTTGATTGTCTTAGCCTGTCATTTCTTTCATTTGACAATCCCAGTTCCAATAATGCTGTAAGCTGTTAAGCCCAGATATCCTGTAGCTCATTTGCTTCTGCTTCAGAATTCTTAACTCCTAAGCAAATGGCTAATGGTAGTATCTGGTTAATCTGACATTTGTTTTTGCCTCACATAGAGGTTGATAGCTCACATAGAGGTAACTAATTAGACAATGATTTCACCTTCACATAGAGGTAGCCAACATGGTTGCCTAAATCCATGATTCCCTGATGAAGTGGGATATAAAATTTAGGGAAATATGTGTTTTCGGGTCCCTCAATTGTGGTCAAAATTGGTCTTAGTCTTTATACTTTAAAAACGATGAtattgatccttgtattttttataattgttgaaTTTTGTCCCTCAACTAAGTATCCTAAGTTCCATAATGAGGGACGAAAttcatcaattataaaaaatacgaGTACCAAATTCTTTGTAGTATTGGGACTAAGACCAATTTTGACTGAAAATTGAGGaacctaaaatttatttttccctaAAAATAAGATCCATTGAATGATATTTGGCCTAGAGCAAGTAGAAATTGTTTTGATATCTGTCAACTTTTTGTGTGGACTACGAAGCTCGAAACTGTCGGtgatattgattacatagaGACATCTTAGTTAGATCATATCCAAGTATTTACTGTTTTACTATCCATTTGGAAAAGTTTTATTAGTTAGCACTTTTGGTCAGAATTTAGGGCAGCATGATAACTAGAAGAGGATGATCCTATTTCTATGGTTATCTTCTGCACAACTCTTTTCATGTGGAAAGTGCTTAAGAAAAGAGGGAGGACTAGAGCCCTCATTTTACAACCAGTTTCCAGCATGACACTGAGGTCCGATATTGAACAGTGAACTGTGCTTCTTCTTGTTTTGCAATTTTCTGTCATGGACTCTTATCTTTCATCCATCTTAAGGACCACCCGAGATCTTACATTTGCAAGGCTTTAGTTTTAGTATGTTGTGTGATTGCCATAgtatatatactatatacatTCTAATTCTATGACATGACCAATTAGTTAATACTGTTTTACGCATGCTGTGTTTACGTGAGAAACACACAAACTTGCTCTGAAATTCTGTTACCTTAGACATGATTGCTTGAGCATGCACTCTAATTTATTAGGTGAAGTTTCTAAATTTCCTTTTGTCATCTGACACTAAATTATAGGGACTTTGCTAATTGTCATCTGAcattaaattatagggacttGATTGTTTTATGATTATTTGTTAGATTTGATAACTTAGAAGGGTTTACATTATGTGCTCCATTGTTGTTAAGAATGGATTGATAGACTCTAAAAGTTAAGTTTCATTTAATGAAAGATGCTGAGGATCATGATTTATGCCTCTCACAGGAATTGTCCGGCAGCACCAATATAATCAGTTCTGAGAATCAACCAATATCACAGCCTGCACAGgaagaaatacaaaaaattatcaagTCTTACTGTTCTCAATTCAAGGAGAACTTTCTTCACtgtttgagaaaaaataatcGTCCATATCCTGTCTCAAGAAAAGAGGATGATTCCAAGATTTGGCATGTCACTTATATGGGACCACTTTTTTCCCGATCCAGTGATCCTGAAAGAAAATTTGGTCGTATTTTGCTCCAGCACATATCAGAACCGCCTAGTCCAGGCCCTGCAGTTGGATCACCTTCACCCAGTTTAACACCATCTCCTGAACCCAGTCTAGCACCATCATCTGAACCTAGTCTGGCCCCATCACCCTTTGCtccaacgcctctagttcaTAGACCTCTGCATAATTCTTTGCCACCAACATCATTTTTCCCAAAATTGACACCACCAGCAGCTTCAGAAATTTCTGCTCCTCCACCTTCTGACATTAACAAACAGGAAGAGAagcatagtaataaaaaaacagtTGTTCTCGCTGTAGTTATAACTGCATTAGTGACATTTATAGCTGCAGCAGTGCTCTTTTTATGCTGTACTCGGTATCGTAAGACTGGCCATGTTAGACTAAATGATGATAGACCTCTTCTCAGCTTGAGCATGAGTGACTACTCTGTTGGTATGTATCATATTACCATTCATTCATTCCTTGTTAATAAGTTTTACTAGTCTTGACAAAGTTGAATTTTATCCTACAGGTCCTTCCAGTTATTCTTTTGGAAATTCAATGAAAGGGGAGAAAGTTGGGTTTCAGTCATCAAGTAATAGTTTAGTAGACAATAAGAAGTACTCAGTGCAGGAAAGTCAATCAATAGGAGCTCTTAATGCTGCTGCGGGATCACCATTTGAACTGAAACCTCCTCTCGGGAGGGTTCCCACCATCCCTTCTGGAATGCCTCCTTTAAAACCTCCTCCAGGCAGGCTAAACCCTCTTCCTCCTGAGCCACCTTCATTTAGGCCTTCTGGTGATGCTGCTCCAGCTGCTACTGCCGCTGTTGCTGCAGCTTCTCCTGCCCCTCAACAGCCTGCTATTAGTAGCACTCCACCACCACCCCGACCACCAGCTGGTGCCAAACCTGGCCCACCCCTACCACTACTGCCAGCACTAGCTGGTGCCAGACCTggtcctcctccaccacctccaGCCTCAGTTGGTGCCAAACCTGgtcctccaccaccacccccAGGACCAGCTGGTGCCAAACCTGGTCCACCTCCTCCACCACCCCCAGCTGGTGCCAAACCTGGTTCTcgtccaccaccacctcctcctATGAGTGGTGTGGCTCCTCCTCGACCTCCGCCCCCGTTTGGTTCAAAGGTGCAACGTCCCTTAGCTAGTGGATCAAAAGCTACAGTTGAAGCTGGAGTAGAAGGTGAAGCTGATGCTCCCAAAGCCAAGCTAAAGCCCTTCTTCTGGGATAAGGTTCAAGCAAACCCAGATCAATCAATGGTTtggaatcaaatcaaatcaggaTCATTCCAGTAAGGAAGAAATTCCAAATCTCTTTTGTTTATCAAAAATATCTATCGTTAGTATTATCAAATGATATACATTTAACAGGTTTAACGAAGAGATGATAGAGACGCTTTTTGGCTATAATGCCGTGGATAAGAACAATGGTCAAAAACAGAAACAGTCTTCCTCCCAAGATCCTTCACCACTGTTTATCCAGATCATTGACAAAAAGAAAGCACAAAATTTATTGATTCTGTTGCGAGCATTGAATGTGACAATGGAAGAAGTTTGTGATGCACTTTATGAAGGTGCTTTCTCGATCCTTCAATTTTCCTCAAAGATTGCTGATAacttcaataataatattaggtTCTTCTAGGAAAACGCATTATCTATGACAGATTTGTGGTTGCCCTAAAAAATTGTAGACTTACAGTATAATATGGACTCTTTCAAACTATCGTCATGTCTTTGCTGTTGAGGGGATAGATTGCTGTGGTGTTGTTGATAGGTTTGAATgctgtttaaaattatttttgatcaTAATGTTTAAAAACCGGGGAAGATAGATTGTGGTAGTCCTGTCCTGGCTATGCTGTTGAGATGATTATTTCTGTAACCAGTGGATTGATTGCTTTGAACTTTACTTGATTGATCatgatgaaatttatttatcagGAATGATAATATATTGAAGTTTAAAAGAGAAATTGTTTAGTTGTCTTGTTCCACTTGTATGAAAGACTTACAATCTGGTTTTGACTGATTACATCAGGACATGAGCTTCCCCCGGAATTCCTTCAAACCTTGCTGAAGATGGCACCGACATCAGATGAAGAACTTAAGCTTAGACTTTTTAGTGGTGATCTATCTCAACTTGGACCTGCTGACCGTTTCCTGAAAGCCATGGTTGACATTCCATTTGCATTTAAGCGAATGGAATTTCTGCTTTTCATGGGCTCACTTAAAGAGGAGCTTGCAACCATTATGGAGTCTTTTGCCATTTTAGAGGTATGCATCATACATGCAGCTGCAGTGCTTATGCTTTTTCCATCACATGATGATTGTGACGTTAAATTTTTTGAGTTCAACTTAATGCCAATTAAAATTGTAACATAGCAAACTGTCAAAAGTTTGGCAGAGTATGTCATTAGTTGCATTAGTAATGCCAAATTGATGCTGTAATTAATGTGCAGAGTTTTGCTTTACGACCAAATTTCATTGTATTTAGATGTTGGTATACCCTTCGCCCTCTCCAAATACAAATTACAAATGCATACAAACAGGGTTAAGGATCATTGAATAATTTATAGAATGTGTTCTTTCATCAGTCAAATAACTACACCATTACTTattactctattttattttgtatgcaTATCCATTTTAAGATATATACATGTAACCTGAATAAATTTATGATTAGTATGTAATTTTATGAGTTTTATTGCAATTAGTGATCAATTTAGTTTTGtgctatatcaattaatttgaaaCTATTTGTACATACAAACGAACACAGCAATGTTCTGCAATTGATATCCTCTCATTGTAATTCCTTTGGTTTTAAAATCTCTGCCCTtgcatttgtttcttttttatttccctgTTACCTTGAATAAAATCTTATTCTTCTTGCAACTTCATCGGATATGTCAGGTTGCTTGTAAGGAACTAAGAAACAGCCGGCTGTTCCTCAAGCTTCTTGAAGCTGTTCTCAAAACTGGCAACCGAATGAATGATGGAACATTCCGTGGTGGTGCACAAGCATTTAAACTTGATACACTTCTGAAATTATCCGATGTAAAAGGAACAGATGGCAAGACTACACTCTTACATTTTGTTGTTCTAGAGATTATCCGCTCCGAGGGCATAAAAGCCATCCGAAAGGCAAAAGAGAGCCAGAGCTCGTCTAGTATTAAATCAGATGGCCTTCCTGATAGTACCCAAGAAACAGAAGATCACTACCATGAAATTGGTCTTCAGGTGGTTTCACGCTTGAGCAGTGAACTTGAGAATGTGAAAAAAGCAGCAGTTATAGATGCTGACAGCTTAACAGGAACCACTGCCAAACTTGGCTATGGTCTCATAAAAACACGAGACTTGGTAACAAAAACCATGAAGAATGTGGAGGAAGATAGGGGCTTTTGTGAGACGGTGAAAAGTTTTGTGCAGAATGCTGAGGCTGATGTTACAAAGCTGCTGgaagaggagaagaaaataatgacTTTGGTGAAGAGCACTGGTGATTATTTCCATGGGAATGCTGGGAAGGATGACGGCATAAGGTTGTTCATAGTAGTACGAGACTTCTTAATAATGGTGGATAAGGTATGCAAGGAGGTGAGAGATACACGGAAGAAGCTGGCAAAAACTCTAAAACAAGAGACTCCTAGAGGAGCATCTTCATCTGAAACACGTCCACCACCTGATTTTCATCAGCGGCTTTTTCCAGCAATTGCTGAAAGGAGGATGGATGACATTAGTTCAGACGACGAGAGTCCATAGATTCAAATTGAAAGTGGTATTGAGACTGTTACCCTTACTAACATGACATTGTATAGCCTAGAGCGTAATTGAAGACTTGGATAGTGTTTGGCCTGGCTTTTCTAGACCCTAAAAACCTACTTTATGTTAAGAACAAGCTTCAATTCTAGTTAAACTTGCttgataatttttcaatttcttaGCTTAGAAGTAACTTGTAATTTAAAAGCTTATTGATAGTGCTCTCTTGGGCATTGGAATTTGGAATATATAAGTAGGAAGAGAAGCACTAAAAATTATAGTAAGTTTACCTTTATAATAACATTTAAggtcaaaaaattatttttaattggttgataATGCAAAAGTTTACTCTAAAATGCATGTTTATTATTACTGTTTCTAAAGAGAAgctaattttacattttagggATTCTGTAGAATTGTGTTTGTCATTGCTTctctttttaaaaagaaaagtccCAAATAAGCCATGTCAAACTCTATCCACTTATATTAATCTTGTGGGGGATTATGTTATTGATCATCGATATTTCAATTTGAATTCATGGTTCTTTTGGCTTTTACTTTTGCAGAGCGATGGTTACATATGTATTTTCATGAATGGATGGAAGTGGCATGAGTTCTACACTTCTCAAACTAAAATGTCATGTACAGACCTGGCTGGAGCTATCATGAATCAATTCTTATTGCTTCCTCTCATCATTGTTGTGCCCCCCATTGGGAATTAGCTTCATAGTTTGAGACAGCCACTTCTGGAACTATAGTTGTGTAgggttttgattttttgtttttcatgattctttattcaatttgatatgttagtgcatttatttaattgaatgttgCAGGATGTAGCATgacactttttgtttttttaatgaacATAGAATGCATTTTTAGACATCTAGGAAAAGGATTCATCTTTTGTTAAGTGCGCGTATATGTATCAAATAGAAgtagttttctgtttttattttattttatttttctaatttatgattttaaaccaagactaaatttttaaatgataattattgGCTATTTTCTTATATCTTAAACATTATCAAACAAACAGCTAAGTTCTGAAGGTGCACGAGAGAAACAATCTCAATTGCGGAATCTATTTTGCTTAATAATGGAAAAGCAATATAATTGTAGTTATAGCGCAAGTTAGGCTGAATAATCATGTGTGTATTACTTTGTAAGCTCAGAATTATATTAGTAGACTTAAGCTATAGATTGGTGTGGAGGGTTTGAATCACATTAGAAATATTATGGATAATATTACCTCTTTTtcatatcttttgttggtttagctttctattttttttataaaaaaaaaacaattgatgttttagaatttcaatgtttaattaatgtttttttttctcaaatatatcttttatcaaTGCCTATTACTAGGGATACAGTTATTAAATATTagatttaaaagtaattataattttttttattttgttctaatcacaattttggttcttttattttaaaattgagacctttgatttttttattttaaaaatccataattttgattcttttattttaaaataataacatttagtcttcctattttagaaaatttataattttagttaaattctaaattttatttgtattttatttcttttgttatgGTCTAATTGAATCATAAATCTAagaaatcatttaattaattataaagtaaaaataaaagaaataaaatgtagaaaaaaattaaatatttaaccaaaattacaaattttcttattgtggattttttaaaatacaggaATCAAATGTTTGTATTTTGAAATAGGAGAACCAAAATTAcaggttttttaaaataagatgatCAGatgtcttaattttaaaaaagagggATCAAAATTacgaattgaataaaataaagagattaaaattatatttaaacctaTATATTAAGGTATCAAATGAGGGTATTTTAGTCTAAGTTTTCTGATTTTTAGTTctattaaaacataaattacataccttAAATATGGCGACgattgacttctaagaggaaagaaCGTCATGTTTTGTTGTTAAAACAAGGATACAAGGATTatattataccttgatgcaatgacatatctCATGTtggttatatccatccacttataTGTAGTCACatgaatgaaacaaatatacacgtcaaacttaattttaaagttaagtcataaaaatcaaaaacataaattacataccttggttaacccatcaacaagtagtgacatccttaattcctcaaatctctcCTTGCCACCAAAGAGCTTCATACACTCATATAAGAATTtcccaagttctttaagcagatTGGTGCGGACCAACGACCATGagtcttcacccatacctaataaactgACAACCGACTGACATCCACAGTTTCCATCagctttgacatcaacaatgtTATGAATGAAGTCGTGGATAAATggctgaaattgatccaacataggCATGATCGTTCTTGGATTGGGCTGCTCAGAAGATGATGCACTACGCCTCACTGATGAATTGCTATTTTGCACAGAATCAAAAGCATCTACATACTTCCAGTAAGATGGATCGCGCTTTGTTGACCTTAGGTTTCTGTTCATCGGTTTCTTCAGTGCACCTTTTGTGTTAACCTTTGCTAGAGG
Above is a window of Glycine soja cultivar W05 chromosome 12, ASM419377v2, whole genome shotgun sequence DNA encoding:
- the LOC114379387 gene encoding formin-like protein 5: MGIQKYMVNIKVRFAVLLVLLLVAAVSPSEKKQTEDDLVRELLDPASGLLDEHTELSGSTNIISSENQPISQPAQEEIQKIIKSYCSQFKENFLHCLRKNNRPYPVSRKEDDSKIWHVTYMGPLFSRSSDPERKFGRILLQHISEPPSPGPAVGSPSPSLTPSPEPSLAPSSEPSLAPSPFAPTPLVHRPLHNSLPPTSFFPKLTPPAASEISAPPPSDINKQEEKHSNKKTVVLAVVITALVTFIAAAVLFLCCTRYRKTGHVRLNDDRPLLSLSMSDYSVGPSSYSFGNSMKGEKVGFQSSSNSLVDNKKYSVQESQSIGALNAAAGSPFELKPPLGRVPTIPSGMPPLKPPPGRLNPLPPEPPSFRPSGDAAPAATAAVAAASPAPQQPAISSTPPPPRPPAGAKPGPPLPLLPALAGARPGPPPPPPASVGAKPGPPPPPPGPAGAKPGPPPPPPPAGAKPGSRPPPPPPMSGVAPPRPPPPFGSKVQRPLASGSKATVEAGVEGEADAPKAKLKPFFWDKVQANPDQSMVWNQIKSGSFQFNEEMIETLFGYNAVDKNNGQKQKQSSSQDPSPLFIQIIDKKKAQNLLILLRALNVTMEEVCDALYEGHELPPEFLQTLLKMAPTSDEELKLRLFSGDLSQLGPADRFLKAMVDIPFAFKRMEFLLFMGSLKEELATIMESFAILEVACKELRNSRLFLKLLEAVLKTGNRMNDGTFRGGAQAFKLDTLLKLSDVKGTDGKTTLLHFVVLEIIRSEGIKAIRKAKESQSSSSIKSDGLPDSTQETEDHYHEIGLQVVSRLSSELENVKKAAVIDADSLTGTTAKLGYGLIKTRDLVTKTMKNVEEDRGFCETVKSFVQNAEADVTKLLEEEKKIMTLVKSTGDYFHGNAGKDDGIRLFIVVRDFLIMVDKVCKEVRDTRKKLAKTLKQETPRGASSSETRPPPDFHQRLFPAIAERRMDDISSDDESP